A single region of the Phyllostomus discolor isolate MPI-MPIP mPhyDis1 chromosome 14, mPhyDis1.pri.v3, whole genome shotgun sequence genome encodes:
- the FMOD gene encoding fibromodulin, producing MQWASVLLLAGLCSLSWAQYDEDPHWWFHYLRSQQSTYYDPYDPYPYEPYEPYPYGVEEGPAYTYGSPSPPDPRDCPQECDCPPNFPTAMYCDNRNLKYLPFVPSRMKYVYFQNNQISSIQESVFDNSTGLLWIALHGNQITSDKVGRKVFSKLRHLERLYLDHNNLTRMPGPLPRSLRELHLDHNQISRVPNNALEGLENLTALYLQHNEIQEVGSAMRGLRSLILLDLSYNHLRRVPDGLPSALEQLYLEHNNVYSVPDSYFRGSPKLLYVRLSHNSITNNGLASNTFNSSSILELDLSYNQLQKIPPVNTNLENLYLQGNRINEFSISSFCTVVDVMNFSKLQVLRLDGNEIQRNAMPEDAPLCLRLASLIEI from the exons ATGCAGTGGGCCTCTGTCCTGCTGTTGGCAGGGCTCTGCTCCCTCTCCTGGGCTCAGTATGATGAAGATCCCCACTGGTGGTTCCACTACCTCCGAAGCCAGCAGTCCACCTACTATGATCCCTATGACCCTTACCCCTATGAGCCTTATGAGCCTTACCCCTATGGGGTGGAGGAAGGTCCAGCCTATACCTATGGCTCTCCATCCCCACCAGATCCTCGAGACTGCCCCCAGGAGTGTGACTGCCCACCCAACTTCCCTACGGCCATGTACTGTGACAACCGCAACCTCAAGTATCTGCCCTTTGTCCCCTCCCGCATGAAGTATGTCTACTTCCAGAACAATCAGATCTCCTCCATCCAGGAAAGCGTCTTCGACAATTCCACTGGGCTGCTTTGGATCGCTCTTCATGGCAACCAGATCACCAGTGATAAGGTGGGCAGGAAGGTCTTTTCTAAGCTTAGGCACCTGGAGAGGCTGTACCTGGACCACAACAACCTGACCCGAATGCCTGGCCCGCTGCCTCGATCCCTGAGGGAACTCCATCTCGACCACAACCAGATCTCACGGGTTCCCAACAATGCTCTGGAGGGGCTTGAAAACCTCACAGCCTTGTACCTTCAACacaatgagattcaggaagtGGGAAGTGCAATGAGGGGCCTTCGGTCATTGATCTTGCTGGACCTGAGTTACAACCACCTTCGGAGGGTGCCTGATGGACTGCCCTCAGCCCTTGAGCAGCTGTATCTGGAGCACAATAATGTTTATTCTGTCCCTGACAGCTACTTCCGGGGATCACCAAAACTGCTGTATGTGCGGTTATCCCACAATAGTATCACCAACAATGGCCTGGCCTCCAACACCTTCAATTCCAGCAGCATCCTTGAGCTCGACCTCTCCTACAACCAGCTGCAGAAGATCCCCCCAGTCAACACCAATCTGGAGAACCTCTACCTCCAAGGCAATAGGATCAATG AGTTCTCCATCAGCAGCTTCTGCACCGTGGTGGACGTCATGAACTTCTCAAAGCTGCAGGTGCTGCGCCTGGACGGTAACGAGATCCAGCGCAACGCAATGCCGGAGGACGCGCCCCTCTGCCTGCGCCTGGCCAGCCTCATCGAGATCTGA